Proteins encoded together in one Otariodibacter oris window:
- the dld gene encoding D-lactate dehydrogenase, giving the protein MSINSLVSDLKKVVGDKYVITDPTKNEMYRTGFRFGTGKALAVVRPNTLLEYWQTLKLCVAADVIIISQAANTGITGGSTPFGDDYDRDIVIINTMRIKGIQTIRNAEQVVCLAGSRLNELEDLLKQYNREPHSVLGSSCIGASIIGGVCNNSGGSLIQRGPAYTEMALYAQLDENGELKLVNKLGIELGNTPEEILTNLQQQNYQPMDVQLNCGHGHDHDYCNHVREIDADTPARFNADPHRHFDVSGSAGKLGVFAVRLDTFPAESETATFYIGTNNTHAFTEIRRHILANFQNLPILGEYIHREAFDIAEVYGKDTYWVIKNLGTQYLPKLFSLKAKVDRIAKKVPFLPEYFSDKTMQVLSHLIPQHLPAKFKEYRDEFEHHLILKMGGRRGIEEARQFLREFFKDTNNGKYFECSPKEAEAAMLHRFAIGAAEVRYRAVHTKEVEEIVALDVALPRNELDWFQKLPDNITDKLVHKIYCAHFLCHVFHQDYLIKKGYNWEEVEHEMLKILDQRGAKYPAEHNVGHLYEAAPELKSFYKQLDPTNSFNVGIGHTSKKKYWQ; this is encoded by the coding sequence ATGTCTATCAATTCTCTTGTATCCGATCTTAAAAAAGTTGTAGGTGATAAATACGTCATCACCGATCCAACTAAAAATGAAATGTATCGAACGGGTTTCCGTTTTGGTACAGGAAAAGCTCTTGCTGTGGTTAGACCAAATACATTATTAGAATATTGGCAAACGCTAAAATTATGTGTGGCAGCGGATGTCATTATTATTTCTCAAGCAGCTAATACGGGAATTACTGGAGGCTCTACACCATTCGGTGATGATTATGATAGAGATATTGTCATCATCAACACAATGCGAATTAAAGGGATTCAGACTATTCGTAATGCAGAACAAGTTGTTTGCTTAGCTGGCTCAAGATTGAATGAATTAGAAGATTTATTAAAACAATACAATCGTGAACCTCACTCTGTATTAGGCTCTTCTTGTATTGGAGCATCAATAATCGGTGGGGTTTGTAATAACTCTGGAGGATCTTTAATTCAACGTGGTCCAGCCTATACAGAAATGGCATTGTATGCTCAGTTAGATGAAAATGGTGAATTAAAACTTGTCAATAAACTCGGTATTGAATTAGGTAATACACCAGAAGAGATCCTAACTAATTTACAACAACAAAATTATCAACCAATGGATGTTCAACTCAATTGTGGACACGGTCATGATCATGATTACTGTAACCACGTCAGAGAAATAGATGCAGATACTCCAGCTCGATTCAACGCTGATCCTCATCGCCATTTTGATGTATCAGGTTCAGCGGGTAAATTAGGGGTTTTTGCAGTGCGTTTAGATACTTTCCCAGCAGAAAGTGAAACTGCAACCTTTTACATTGGTACCAATAACACCCATGCATTTACTGAAATACGCCGTCATATTTTGGCTAATTTCCAAAACTTACCAATATTAGGTGAATATATTCATAGAGAAGCTTTTGATATTGCAGAAGTTTATGGAAAAGATACCTACTGGGTCATCAAAAATCTTGGTACACAATATTTACCAAAATTATTTTCACTTAAAGCAAAAGTTGATCGCATTGCAAAGAAGGTACCATTCCTACCTGAATATTTTAGTGATAAAACAATGCAAGTGCTTTCTCACTTAATTCCACAGCACTTACCTGCAAAATTTAAAGAATATCGTGATGAATTTGAACACCATCTCATTTTAAAAATGGGGGGTCGTCGTGGTATAGAAGAAGCAAGACAATTCTTAAGAGAGTTTTTCAAAGATACCAATAATGGTAAATATTTCGAATGTTCACCCAAAGAAGCAGAAGCAGCAATGCTACACCGTTTTGCTATCGGGGCTGCGGAAGTAAGATACCGTGCAGTCCATACAAAAGAAGTGGAAGAAATTGTGGCACTTGATGTTGCATTACCACGTAATGAATTGGATTGGTTCCAAAAATTACCAGATAATATTACCGATAAATTAGTCCATAAAATTTATTGTGCGCACTTCCTATGCCATGTATTCCACCAAGATTACCTCATCAAGAAAGGCTATAATTGGGAAGAAGTTGAACATGAGATGCTAAAAATACTGGATCAACGTGGAGCAAAATATCCTGCGGAACATAATGTAGGTCATTTGTATGAAGCAGCTCCTGAATTAAAATCCTTTTATAAACAGCTTGACCCAACCAATAGCTTTAACGTGGGGATTGGACATACTTCTAAGAAAAAATATTGGCAATAA
- the aphA gene encoding acid phosphatase AphA: MKKVKLLLVLSALSTAALAAGPKVPYTHQGFKSTDETQVAVHFVSVEDIEKSLEGQGPINVSFDVDDTLLHSSGYFRYGMDYFQIPNDPRGPISYLFNQDYWDYVAEMGDEHSIPKKSAQDLINMHLKRGDHIFFITGRTKHSKQENYTSNKLSKTLQRFFGLPNEVFVEYTADTPVEPYKYDKAFYMKKHDVALHYGDSDDDILAARELGIRGIRVQRAYNSTNPQKVNGGYGEEVLINSAW, encoded by the coding sequence ATGAAAAAAGTTAAATTGTTATTAGTTCTTAGTGCATTATCAACGGCTGCTTTAGCGGCTGGTCCAAAAGTGCCTTACACCCATCAAGGCTTTAAAAGTACAGATGAAACACAAGTGGCAGTCCATTTTGTTTCTGTAGAAGATATTGAAAAAAGTTTAGAAGGGCAAGGACCAATTAATGTCAGTTTTGATGTTGATGATACATTATTACACTCTAGTGGTTATTTTAGATATGGGATGGATTATTTCCAAATTCCAAATGATCCAAGAGGCCCAATCAGTTATTTATTTAATCAGGATTATTGGGATTATGTTGCAGAAATGGGAGATGAACATTCAATCCCTAAAAAATCAGCTCAAGACTTAATTAATATGCACTTAAAAAGAGGCGATCATATCTTCTTTATTACAGGTAGAACAAAGCATTCTAAACAGGAAAATTATACCTCAAATAAATTATCAAAAACCTTGCAGCGTTTCTTTGGCTTACCGAATGAAGTATTCGTCGAATATACAGCAGATACTCCAGTAGAACCATATAAATATGATAAAGCATTCTATATGAAAAAACATGATGTCGCTTTACATTATGGTGATTCAGATGATGATATCTTAGCGGCGAGAGAATTAGGTATTCGTGGTATTCGTGTACAACGTGCTTATAACTCGACTAACCCACAAAAAGTAAATGGTGGTTATGGCGAAGAAGTTTTAATTAATTCAGCTTGGTAA
- a CDS encoding alpha-amylase codes for MKPTFLFLSLFSIISLKASAWKSDYFSEFQPVDKSVIRASTFLKKGTYPFQFFDGDNCFQPESAMKLNQAMALVACTDPSPSTRLFRDGQYVAQIITSDGVPSLTLSVEAMKSNDDFGAVCPVWDHKSVEIDVSKVFKDGETVRDAYSGQSAVVKDGKINLLPSSEANGLLLLESDTQTDKSAVFDWKNATVYFALTDRFYNGDPSNDNSYGRHKDGMEEIGTFHGGDLKGLTEKLDYLQQLGVDAIWISSPLEQIHGWVGGGDRGDFPHYAYHGYYHLDWTKVDANMGTEDDLKTFIEQAHQRGIRVLFDIVMNHTGYATLADMQEFGFGRLRLKPDEMDSILGEHWTDWTPKKGQNWHSFNDFINFSDQDGWSKWWGKAWARSDIGDYDSPKFDDLKMSLSALPDIKTESDQAVTLPEFFANKPDTKAVSKEDTKVREYLISWLSDWVKKYGLDGFRVDTAKHVEQSTWLELKQSAQAALNEWKATHPDHFNDDFWMTGEAWGHGVYQSDYFKNGFDSMINFSFQDPAKEALSCFGKIVPTYQTMSEKIADLNVLSYISSHDTRLFFNSDSENDIEKQKVAGSLLLLAPGAVQIYYGDESGRKFGATGSDPLQGTRSDMNWSEIENNPETQSLITHWTKLAKFRQNHIAVGKGKQTILETKKYLAFSREEGNDKVMVVWAGK; via the coding sequence ATGAAACCTACTTTTCTTTTCCTTTCTTTATTTTCGATTATCTCTCTTAAGGCTAGTGCATGGAAGAGTGATTATTTTTCTGAATTTCAACCCGTCGATAAAAGTGTGATTAGAGCCAGTACATTTTTGAAGAAGGGGACTTACCCTTTTCAATTTTTTGATGGCGATAATTGTTTCCAGCCAGAATCAGCCATGAAATTAAATCAAGCAATGGCTTTGGTGGCTTGTACTGATCCTTCACCCTCAACGCGTTTATTTAGAGATGGACAATATGTTGCACAAATAATCACAAGTGATGGTGTTCCTTCGCTGACTTTATCCGTTGAAGCAATGAAAAGTAATGATGATTTCGGTGCAGTTTGTCCCGTATGGGATCATAAAAGTGTAGAGATAGATGTTTCTAAAGTGTTCAAAGATGGGGAAACTGTTCGAGATGCTTATTCAGGGCAGAGTGCAGTGGTAAAAGATGGAAAAATCAATTTGCTCCCTTCCTCAGAGGCAAATGGATTATTGCTGTTGGAGTCGGATACTCAAACTGATAAATCAGCGGTATTCGATTGGAAAAATGCGACAGTTTATTTTGCTTTAACTGACCGATTCTATAATGGTGATCCAAGCAATGATAACAGTTATGGCCGTCATAAAGATGGCATGGAAGAAATTGGCACTTTCCATGGTGGTGACCTAAAAGGATTAACGGAAAAATTAGATTACTTACAACAATTAGGTGTGGATGCTATTTGGATAAGCTCACCTTTAGAGCAAATTCACGGTTGGGTTGGTGGCGGTGATCGGGGTGATTTTCCGCACTATGCTTATCACGGCTATTATCATTTAGATTGGACAAAAGTTGATGCCAATATGGGTACAGAGGACGATCTTAAAACCTTTATCGAACAAGCTCACCAAAGGGGAATTAGAGTTTTATTTGATATCGTAATGAATCATACAGGGTATGCCACTTTAGCTGATATGCAGGAATTTGGATTTGGTCGCCTTCGTTTAAAACCAGATGAGATGGATTCCATATTAGGTGAACATTGGACAGATTGGACACCGAAGAAAGGGCAAAACTGGCACTCTTTTAATGATTTTATTAATTTTTCCGATCAAGATGGTTGGAGCAAGTGGTGGGGTAAAGCTTGGGCTAGATCGGATATTGGCGATTACGATAGTCCAAAATTTGATGATCTAAAAATGTCATTATCGGCATTGCCTGATATCAAAACAGAATCTGATCAAGCGGTCACTTTACCCGAATTTTTTGCAAATAAACCCGACACTAAGGCAGTTTCAAAAGAAGATACTAAAGTAAGAGAATATTTGATCAGTTGGTTGTCCGATTGGGTAAAAAAATATGGTCTTGATGGTTTCCGTGTTGATACGGCAAAACATGTAGAACAAAGTACTTGGTTAGAATTAAAACAATCTGCACAAGCTGCATTGAATGAATGGAAAGCTACACACCCAGATCATTTTAATGATGATTTTTGGATGACGGGTGAAGCTTGGGGACATGGCGTGTATCAAAGTGATTATTTTAAAAATGGCTTTGACTCAATGATTAACTTTAGCTTTCAAGATCCAGCTAAAGAGGCTTTATCTTGCTTTGGTAAAATTGTGCCAACCTATCAAACGATGAGCGAAAAAATAGCTGATTTGAATGTATTGAGTTATATCTCTTCCCACGATACCCGTTTATTTTTCAATAGTGACAGTGAAAACGATATTGAAAAACAGAAAGTGGCAGGAAGTTTATTATTGTTAGCTCCCGGTGCGGTACAAATTTATTACGGGGATGAAAGTGGGCGTAAATTTGGCGCAACAGGATCAGATCCACTTCAAGGCACACGCTCTGATATGAATTGGTCTGAGATTGAAAATAATCCAGAAACCCAATCCTTGATTACACATTGGACGAAATTGGCAAAATTCCGTCAAAATCATATTGCGGTAGGTAAAGGGAAACAGACTATATTAGAAACGAAGAAGTATTTGGCATTTTCTCGAGAAGAGGGAAATGACAAAGTGATGGTGGTGTGGGCTGGAAAATAA
- a CDS encoding MalM family protein translates to MKLKVALLSSLLLMSSAFANTLNLSRADIQGISWVDMNLSDQRSMVLSDSHKFQSANVVAAYKLPANQGALKIRISSPVIQNKTVFVPNVLVLDANFNPSVEYPASQFQFQQERGLAAAQYQTELNLTPTPNQDFVYLVVYTTDQDLQGTSTVTHPAKLLAKAQGNQPPSIPDLTVQHTLQGKLDIEVDGAQSTQFIGLGGPLFEMKKSEPAPQVVGTASQANVSTSAVQSVAQPTVQPQPVAKPKPVEQSTEAYFNQAVLDALKNNDVNKAMNLVNEAERLGLEEPRKIFIKNISIQK, encoded by the coding sequence ATGAAACTTAAAGTCGCACTTTTATCAAGTCTATTGTTGATGTCATCAGCATTTGCGAATACCTTAAATTTATCTAGAGCTGATATTCAAGGGATTTCATGGGTTGATATGAATTTATCAGACCAAAGATCAATGGTTTTATCAGATAGTCATAAATTTCAATCCGCGAATGTGGTTGCCGCCTATAAATTGCCGGCTAACCAAGGAGCTTTGAAAATTAGAATTAGTAGCCCTGTAATTCAAAACAAAACGGTTTTTGTGCCGAATGTTTTAGTGTTGGATGCTAATTTTAATCCTTCTGTAGAATATCCTGCTTCACAATTCCAATTTCAACAAGAAAGAGGATTAGCTGCAGCACAATATCAAACTGAATTAAATTTAACTCCAACTCCTAATCAAGATTTTGTTTATTTAGTCGTTTATACAACGGATCAAGATTTACAAGGGACATCAACTGTTACTCATCCTGCTAAGTTATTAGCTAAAGCACAAGGTAATCAACCACCATCAATTCCAGATTTAACCGTTCAGCATACACTTCAAGGAAAATTGGATATTGAAGTTGATGGCGCACAATCTACTCAATTTATCGGACTGGGCGGACCATTATTCGAAATGAAAAAATCAGAGCCAGCGCCTCAGGTTGTTGGTACTGCATCGCAAGCTAATGTGAGTACATCAGCAGTACAGTCTGTTGCACAGCCTACTGTACAACCACAACCAGTCGCTAAACCAAAACCAGTAGAGCAAAGTACAGAGGCTTATTTCAATCAAGCGGTGTTGGATGCATTAAAAAATAATGATGTAAACAAGGCAATGAACTTGGTTAATGAAGCTGAAAGATTAGGTTTGGAAGAGCCTCGTAAGATCTTCATTAAAAATATTTCTATACAGAAATAG